One genomic segment of Streptomyces liangshanensis includes these proteins:
- a CDS encoding 3-deoxy-7-phosphoheptulonate synthase — protein sequence MDNALLDVRLRPALQQPPWEDASHVQRVRDELAARPGLVDAEGVATLRSLLAQVAAGEAHVVQAGDCAEDPAECTPGYVARKAGLLDMLAGALQMETCRPVVRAGRLAGQFAKPRSLPTERVGDLELPVYRGHMVNSPEPDPDLRRPDPERLLAGYRAAYDVVGHLGWRDQDGGTRIGAPIWTSHEALLLDYEIPMLRRDEEGRLLLSSTHWPWIGERTRQVDGAHVALLAEVVNPVACKVGPRMAVDELLALCERLDPGRESGRLTLIARMGAAAVGERLPALVEAVRAAGHPVIWLSDPMHGNTVSTPDGLKTRFVQTVAREVRDFQYAVKGAGGVAGGLHLETTPDDVTECVQNESRIDQVGAKYTSFCDPRLNPGQALSVMSAWWTTGRSALEDTR from the coding sequence ATGGACAACGCTCTTCTCGATGTTCGGCTCAGACCGGCGCTCCAGCAGCCGCCGTGGGAGGACGCGTCCCACGTTCAGCGCGTACGGGACGAACTGGCGGCCCGCCCCGGGCTCGTGGACGCCGAGGGCGTCGCCACGTTGCGGTCCCTGCTGGCCCAGGTGGCCGCGGGCGAGGCCCACGTGGTCCAGGCCGGGGACTGCGCGGAGGACCCCGCCGAGTGCACCCCGGGCTATGTCGCCCGCAAGGCCGGGCTGCTGGACATGCTGGCGGGCGCCTTACAGATGGAGACGTGCCGGCCGGTGGTGCGCGCCGGCCGGCTGGCCGGTCAGTTCGCCAAGCCCCGCTCCCTGCCCACCGAACGGGTCGGGGACCTCGAACTCCCCGTCTACCGGGGGCACATGGTCAACAGCCCGGAGCCCGACCCGGACCTCAGGCGCCCCGACCCGGAACGACTGCTGGCCGGCTACCGGGCCGCGTACGACGTCGTCGGCCACCTGGGCTGGCGCGACCAGGACGGGGGCACCCGGATCGGCGCGCCCATCTGGACCAGCCACGAGGCGCTGCTGCTCGACTACGAGATCCCCATGCTGCGCCGGGACGAGGAGGGGCGGCTGCTGCTCTCCTCCACGCACTGGCCCTGGATCGGCGAGCGGACCAGGCAGGTGGACGGCGCCCATGTCGCCCTGCTCGCCGAGGTCGTCAACCCGGTGGCGTGCAAGGTGGGCCCCAGGATGGCGGTCGACGAACTGCTGGCCCTGTGCGAACGGCTCGACCCCGGGCGGGAGAGCGGCCGGCTGACCCTCATCGCCCGGATGGGCGCCGCGGCCGTGGGCGAGCGGTTGCCCGCGCTGGTGGAGGCGGTCCGCGCGGCGGGACACCCGGTGATCTGGCTCAGCGACCCGATGCACGGCAACACCGTCAGCACCCCGGACGGGCTCAAGACCCGCTTCGTCCAGACCGTCGCCCGTGAGGTCAGGGACTTCCAGTACGCGGTCAAGGGCGCCGGCGGCGTCGCGGGCGGGCTCCATCTGGAGACGACGCCCGACGACGTGACCGAGTGCGTCCAGAACGAGTCCCGGATCGACCAGGTGGGAGCCAAGTACACGAGCTTCTGCGACCCGCGGCTCAACCCCGGCCAGGCCCTCTCCGTGATGTCGGCCTGGTGGACCACCGGTCGCTCCGCGCTGGAGGACACCCGCTGA
- a CDS encoding ScbR family autoregulator-binding transcription factor, which produces MAQQDRAVRTRQELIRSAAEVFGRGGFADSSVSQICTRAGVSHGALHFHFRNKQALGEAVEAAAARTLLHVTGHVPPGHPEPLQLLVDTSHALVARLSRDPLLRAGFGLGSDAAWRGGALLARQWQDWVRLTLTVARRQGSLAADVVLDDAVQAVTAVVAGFEVLGRDDARWYARRAVTSFWRLTLPQLAAEAVRARTVAAGSSALASRDAEPALDDAWPTAR; this is translated from the coding sequence ATGGCCCAGCAGGACCGTGCCGTACGTACCCGTCAGGAATTGATCCGTTCGGCCGCCGAGGTCTTCGGCCGGGGCGGGTTCGCGGATTCCTCCGTCTCGCAGATATGCACCCGGGCCGGTGTGAGCCACGGTGCGCTGCACTTCCACTTCAGGAACAAGCAGGCCCTGGGCGAGGCGGTCGAGGCCGCCGCGGCCCGGACCCTGCTGCACGTCACGGGACACGTCCCGCCGGGGCATCCGGAGCCGTTGCAACTCCTGGTCGACACCTCGCACGCGCTGGTCGCGCGGCTCTCCCGCGACCCGCTGCTGCGGGCCGGTTTCGGACTCGGCAGCGACGCGGCCTGGCGGGGCGGGGCGCTCCTGGCGCGGCAGTGGCAGGACTGGGTCCGGCTGACGCTGACGGTCGCCAGGAGGCAGGGGAGCCTGGCCGCCGACGTGGTGCTCGACGACGCCGTCCAGGCCGTGACGGCGGTGGTCGCCGGGTTCGAGGTCCTGGGCCGGGACGACGCCCGTTGGTACGCGCGCCGGGCCGTCACCTCGTTCTGGCGGCTGACGCTGCCCCAGTTGGCGGCGGAGGCGGTACGGGCGCGGACCGTCGCGGCGGGCAGCTCCGCGCTGGCCTCGCGGGACGCGGAACCGGCCCTGGACGACGCCTGGCCTACAGCGAGGTGA
- a CDS encoding aminotransferase class IV family protein — MTTLQLNPVDTGTEPTAEDLAPLAFAGYAHFTAAQVRGGRVRGLDLHLDRLRSASVELFGRALPDDRVLSCLRAAVEAGPADLSLMATVYSPAGEFTVAGADDEPRVLVRTGPAASGPEGPLALAAVEYERFLPAVKHVGELAKTYFLRQAAGQGFDDAAFVDRRGRLSEGSIWNLAFWDGASVVWPVAEMLDGVTMGVVRRQLERLGVPQRDQEITLADLPELAGAVVMNSWTPGVAVRRIASVPLPEAPSFVELLHRAYRAEPLTSL, encoded by the coding sequence ATGACAACCCTTCAGCTGAACCCCGTCGACACCGGGACCGAACCGACCGCCGAGGACCTGGCGCCGCTCGCCTTCGCCGGTTACGCCCACTTCACCGCCGCGCAGGTGCGCGGGGGCCGGGTCCGGGGACTCGACCTCCATCTGGACCGACTGCGGTCCGCCTCGGTCGAGTTGTTCGGCCGGGCGCTGCCCGACGACCGGGTGCTGTCCTGCCTGCGGGCCGCGGTGGAGGCCGGGCCCGCCGACCTCTCGCTGATGGCGACGGTCTACTCGCCGGCGGGTGAGTTCACGGTGGCCGGGGCCGACGACGAGCCCCGCGTGCTGGTCCGCACCGGGCCCGCCGCGTCCGGCCCGGAAGGCCCGCTGGCGCTGGCGGCGGTCGAGTACGAGCGGTTCCTCCCGGCCGTGAAGCATGTCGGCGAGCTGGCCAAGACGTACTTTCTCCGGCAGGCCGCCGGCCAGGGCTTCGACGACGCGGCGTTCGTCGACCGCCGGGGCCGGCTCAGCGAGGGGTCGATCTGGAACCTGGCGTTCTGGGACGGCGCCTCGGTGGTGTGGCCGGTCGCCGAGATGCTGGACGGCGTCACGATGGGCGTCGTCCGCAGGCAGTTGGAGCGCCTGGGTGTCCCCCAGCGCGACCAGGAGATCACCCTCGCCGACCTGCCGGAGCTGGCCGGCGCCGTGGTCATGAACTCGTGGACACCCGGAGTGGCGGTACGCCGGATCGCGTCCGTGCCGCTGCCCGAGGCGCCCTCCTTCGTGGAGCTGCTCCACCGCGCCTACCGGGCGGAACCGCTCACCTCGCTGTAG
- a CDS encoding TetR/AcrR family transcriptional regulator, producing the protein MTTKSQGRKTSSPGLTREAIVAAGVRIADAEGIAALSMRRMATELDSGVMSLYRHVANKDALLTAITRVACDENPYPTPPPPNWRDAMRVAAELDWEVYRRHPWALVTSSSARHFSDTSCLDWMTAVLKELTDDTALAHSLAIAVWSYVQGASIQRVAQQLLPGDDAPAQSPLTATEEDFTVGLETLLDGIERRCRAARGVSGTGGEECPASIMVVDTA; encoded by the coding sequence ATGACCACCAAATCGCAAGGCAGGAAGACGAGTTCACCCGGCCTCACCCGGGAGGCGATCGTGGCGGCGGGCGTGCGCATCGCGGATGCCGAGGGCATCGCCGCCCTCTCGATGCGGCGCATGGCGACCGAACTCGACTCGGGCGTGATGTCGCTCTACCGGCACGTCGCGAACAAGGACGCGCTGCTCACGGCCATCACCCGGGTGGCGTGCGACGAGAACCCGTACCCGACCCCGCCGCCGCCGAACTGGCGTGACGCGATGCGGGTCGCCGCCGAACTCGACTGGGAGGTCTACCGCAGGCATCCCTGGGCGCTGGTGACCTCGTCATCGGCGCGGCACTTCTCGGACACCTCCTGCCTCGACTGGATGACCGCCGTACTCAAGGAGTTGACCGACGACACGGCACTCGCGCACTCGCTCGCGATCGCGGTCTGGTCCTACGTCCAGGGCGCGTCGATCCAGCGGGTGGCGCAGCAACTGCTGCCCGGTGACGACGCTCCCGCGCAGTCGCCACTGACGGCCACGGAGGAGGACTTCACCGTGGGACTCGAGACCCTCCTCGACGGCATCGAGCGGCGTTGCCGGGCGGCTCGCGGGGTGTCCGGTACGGGTGGGGAGGAGTGTCCGGCGTCGATCATGGTCGTTGACACGGCATGA
- a CDS encoding MFS transporter, producing MTANLVQQRADRRAWLGLTIVLCLVALVAMDGSVLYLAMPSITSAITPSTDQALWILDIYGFVVASFLITFGTVGDRYGRLRLLVIGSIVFGVGSVGAAFSTTPEMLIAFRALMGLGGATLLPSGLAIISNLFHDAKQRAQAIGIFAATFAAGFVVGPILGGVLLNHYSWGSVFLINIPIVVLFLAFAPVLLREVRTSNPGRVDALSVALSSVGILLAVYSVKSAAAHGFSLTQAVTGVLGIATLWWFVSRQRTLEYPLVDFKLFHDRVFTIAILTGTVTLVAWSAASYLTGVYLQSVLGYGILTAAMAALPGAFVLTGACIGANVVVERVGKKTAFVASLFFMAVGLLILLLTSVTGGVWVFIASTVVASVGYGFSFSLVAETAVAAVPMERAGSAGALAEMSNELGNALGISLLGSLAAVCFRLLGPDVAGTLDETLDTPGLAAGTIADAEQAFVTGMHVAIGVASLILFTLGFLALRWLPRSAPEEARETEGAEAV from the coding sequence GTGACTGCCAACTTAGTCCAGCAGCGTGCCGACAGGCGTGCGTGGCTCGGCCTCACCATTGTGCTCTGCCTGGTCGCGCTCGTCGCCATGGACGGCTCCGTGCTCTACCTCGCGATGCCGAGCATCACGTCCGCGATCACGCCCAGCACCGACCAGGCGCTGTGGATCCTCGACATCTACGGATTCGTGGTCGCCTCGTTCCTGATCACGTTCGGCACCGTGGGCGACCGCTACGGCAGGCTCAGGCTCCTGGTGATCGGGTCGATCGTCTTCGGCGTCGGATCGGTCGGAGCAGCCTTCTCGACCACCCCGGAGATGCTCATCGCCTTCCGGGCGCTCATGGGACTCGGCGGCGCGACGCTGCTGCCCTCGGGACTGGCGATCATCAGCAACCTCTTCCACGACGCGAAGCAACGCGCCCAGGCGATCGGCATCTTCGCGGCGACCTTCGCGGCCGGCTTCGTGGTCGGGCCGATCCTCGGCGGGGTGCTGCTGAACCACTACTCCTGGGGTTCGGTCTTCCTCATCAACATCCCGATCGTGGTGCTCTTCCTCGCGTTCGCGCCGGTCCTGCTGCGCGAGGTCCGCACGTCGAACCCCGGCCGGGTGGACGCCCTGAGCGTCGCCCTGTCGTCCGTCGGCATCCTGCTGGCCGTCTACTCCGTCAAATCGGCGGCCGCGCACGGCTTCTCGCTGACCCAGGCCGTCACGGGCGTCCTCGGTATCGCGACCCTCTGGTGGTTCGTCAGCAGGCAGCGCACCCTCGAATACCCCCTGGTCGACTTCAAGCTCTTCCATGACCGCGTCTTCACGATCGCCATCCTCACCGGGACCGTCACGCTGGTCGCGTGGTCGGCCGCGAGCTACCTCACCGGCGTCTACCTCCAGTCGGTGCTCGGATACGGCATCCTCACCGCGGCGATGGCGGCGCTGCCGGGCGCGTTCGTGCTCACCGGGGCGTGCATCGGGGCCAACGTGGTCGTCGAACGGGTCGGCAAGAAGACGGCGTTCGTCGCGTCCCTCTTCTTCATGGCGGTCGGTCTGCTGATCCTGCTCCTGACGAGCGTCACCGGCGGGGTGTGGGTGTTCATCGCCTCCACGGTCGTGGCGAGCGTCGGCTACGGGTTCTCCTTCAGCCTCGTGGCGGAGACGGCCGTCGCGGCGGTGCCCATGGAGCGCGCCGGTTCGGCCGGCGCCCTCGCGGAGATGAGCAACGAACTCGGCAACGCGCTCGGGATCTCGCTGCTCGGCTCCCTCGCCGCGGTGTGTTTCCGGCTGCTCGGCCCCGACGTCGCGGGCACACTCGACGAGACGCTCGACACCCCGGGCCTCGCGGCCGGCACGATCGCGGACGCCGAGCAGGCCTTCGTCACCGGCATGCACGTGGCGATCGGCGTGGCGAGCCTGATCCTGTTCACCCTCGGGTTCCTGGCCCTGCGCTGGCTGCCGCGGTCGGCCCCGGAGGAGGCGCGGGAGACGGAGGGAGCGGAGGCGGTGTGA
- a CDS encoding SDR family NAD(P)-dependent oxidoreductase — MTNDLLLGKVALITGASSGIGAASARLFAQEGAAVVLTARREDRLAALVGELRDKGAQAVYAVGDVSVAEDAAKAVDLALSTYGRLDLAFNNAGIGGDRTPLHLMADEVYDTVMDTNVRGLFNCLRHEIAAMLEHGGGSIVNNSSVAGLVAIPAAAPYIASKHAVIGFTRAAADEYAKQGIRVNAVAPGTTRSEITTDWFGRNPGLEDHVNALTPQGRTAEPEEIAAAAAWLLSDRCAFLTGTVLPVDGGFVNQ, encoded by the coding sequence ATGACAAATGATCTTCTCTTAGGAAAAGTCGCCCTCATCACCGGCGCGAGCAGTGGCATAGGAGCGGCGTCCGCGCGCCTGTTCGCCCAGGAGGGCGCCGCGGTGGTCCTCACCGCCCGGCGCGAGGACCGCTTGGCCGCCCTCGTCGGCGAGTTGAGGGACAAGGGGGCGCAAGCGGTCTACGCGGTGGGTGACGTGTCCGTCGCCGAGGACGCGGCCAAGGCCGTGGACCTGGCCCTGTCCACGTACGGACGCCTCGACCTCGCGTTCAACAACGCGGGCATCGGCGGCGACCGCACCCCCCTGCACCTCATGGCGGACGAGGTGTACGACACCGTCATGGACACCAACGTCCGCGGCCTCTTCAACTGCCTGCGCCACGAGATAGCGGCGATGCTGGAGCACGGCGGCGGATCCATCGTCAACAACAGCAGTGTGGCCGGCCTGGTGGCCATCCCGGCCGCCGCTCCCTACATCGCCTCGAAACACGCGGTCATCGGCTTCACCAGGGCCGCCGCCGACGAGTACGCGAAGCAGGGCATCCGCGTGAACGCGGTGGCCCCCGGTACCACCCGGAGCGAGATCACCACCGACTGGTTCGGGCGCAACCCCGGCCTGGAGGACCATGTCAACGCGCTGACTCCCCAGGGACGTACGGCGGAACCCGAGGAGATCGCGGCGGCGGCGGCCTGGCTGCTCAGTGACCGGTGCGCCTTCCTGACCGGCACGGTGCTGCCGGTGGACGGCGGCTTCGTCAATCAGTAG
- a CDS encoding ScbA/BarX family gamma-butyrolactone biosynthesis protein, with amino-acid sequence MSDDTLIPCLATSPTTGFAAYAHLRHEESVLVTGWRRTGADAFTVGVRWPAAFGDLPYDPRLLTQTIRQSGLLVAHAAYDVPLAHQTMLDTLDFTVAPRFRAPLGRPSELEVRVGVKETAGNRRAASSLRMRIHLVRDGVTVSRAETEFRWISPRVYERVRGDRLAYDWGSWPVPAPVAAELTGRASAADVALAPGDGPRRWLLRNDTGNRLLFDHPVDHVPGLTLLEAADQAAQALLAPARLMATRITTTYHRYVEFDEPCWIEAAFLPAPAPGLCAVRVTGTQSGKEAFRVRLGGVARESGDTVAPGDAMTPGLPAY; translated from the coding sequence TTGTCCGACGACACTCTCATTCCCTGCTTAGCCACCTCACCGACGACCGGCTTCGCCGCCTACGCCCACCTGAGGCACGAGGAATCCGTACTCGTCACGGGCTGGAGACGCACCGGCGCCGACGCGTTCACGGTGGGCGTCAGGTGGCCGGCCGCCTTCGGTGACCTGCCGTACGATCCGCGCCTGCTCACCCAGACGATCCGGCAGAGCGGCCTGCTCGTCGCGCACGCCGCGTACGACGTCCCGCTGGCGCACCAGACCATGCTGGACACCCTCGACTTCACGGTCGCGCCGCGCTTCCGCGCTCCCCTCGGGCGGCCTTCGGAACTGGAGGTCCGGGTCGGCGTGAAGGAGACGGCGGGGAACCGGCGCGCCGCAAGTTCCCTGCGCATGCGGATACACCTGGTCCGGGACGGCGTCACGGTGTCCCGGGCCGAGACCGAGTTCCGCTGGATCTCACCCCGGGTCTACGAGCGGGTGCGCGGGGACCGGCTCGCGTACGACTGGGGATCCTGGCCCGTGCCGGCGCCGGTGGCCGCGGAGCTCACCGGCCGAGCCTCCGCGGCCGATGTCGCCCTCGCGCCCGGGGACGGGCCGCGCCGCTGGCTGCTGCGCAACGACACGGGCAACCGCCTGCTGTTCGACCATCCCGTGGACCATGTCCCGGGGCTCACGCTGCTGGAGGCCGCCGACCAGGCCGCACAGGCCCTGCTGGCCCCGGCGCGCCTGATGGCCACGCGGATCACCACCACCTACCACCGCTACGTCGAGTTCGACGAGCCGTGCTGGATCGAGGCCGCGTTCCTGCCCGCCCCCGCTCCCGGTCTGTGTGCCGTCCGGGTCACCGGGACACAGAGCGGGAAGGAGGCGTTCCGGGTCAGGCTCGGCGGGGTGGCGCGGGAGAGCGGTGACACCGTGGCGCCGGGGGACGCCATGACGCCGGGGCTCCCGGCCTACTGA
- a CDS encoding ScbR family autoregulator-binding transcription factor yields MARQDRAIHTRRMILEAAAEMFDEFGYDATSIGGLIDRIQLTRGGLYFHFTSKEQLARAVLDEAVTMNGLAPQALKLQEWVDLALLLAYRLPREPLLSASIRLSVDVRARGLFGTRWPDWMRVGEELLVEAGNRGELLPHVEPAATARLLVGAWTGVQQVTETLPDRDLSEEISCLFELILPNIASAGVLAKLDTSPYRAERLLLEAGSPAIHSSRRE; encoded by the coding sequence ATGGCGAGGCAGGATCGCGCGATCCACACCCGCAGGATGATCCTCGAAGCCGCGGCGGAGATGTTCGACGAGTTCGGGTACGACGCCACGAGCATCGGCGGCCTCATCGACCGCATCCAACTCACCCGCGGCGGCCTGTACTTCCACTTCACCTCGAAGGAACAGCTGGCGCGCGCCGTGCTCGACGAGGCGGTCACCATGAACGGGCTCGCCCCCCAGGCGCTCAAGCTCCAGGAATGGGTGGACCTCGCGCTGCTCCTCGCGTACCGCCTCCCCAGGGAACCCCTGCTCAGCGCCTCGATCCGGCTCTCCGTCGACGTCAGGGCCCGGGGCCTGTTCGGCACCCGCTGGCCCGACTGGATGAGGGTGGGGGAGGAGCTGCTCGTCGAGGCGGGGAACCGCGGCGAGTTGCTCCCGCACGTCGAGCCCGCCGCGACCGCGCGGCTGCTCGTCGGCGCCTGGACGGGGGTGCAGCAGGTCACCGAGACGCTGCCCGACCGCGACCTGTCCGAGGAGATCTCGTGCCTCTTCGAGCTCATCCTTCCCAACATCGCCAGCGCCGGCGTGCTGGCGAAGCTCGACACCTCGCCGTACCGCGCCGAACGCCTCCTCCTGGAGGCGGGCAGCCCGGCGATCCACTCCTCCCGCCGGGAGTGA
- a CDS encoding IS701 family transposase: MTRDRRQLARPDGESAVRPVLDAGLGAWLFGSLHRSGQRAKAERYVRGLLSVRGRKTLRSVAAQVDGPAAQQNVHHFISTSPWAWMPVRHALARHVLRTQAPEAWVIRPTLIRKAGSHSVGVDRRSLSPGRTVNAQYAVGTWLASARSAIPVDWQLCLSARWLADPLRQRAGVPADTASGTAEECVREAVAHLVALGDESCRPVVVDVADVDAVSVARFLASLGLPFVVRVGPEAQLRLDRAALPRYGNLERAAGELAELLPRLRREVNPGDGPATAVAIPIATPPSRGDGMLLLGEWSPVGNARRGLWLTNARAPSLVPALRLTRLPGVVARDFAAVSERVGVRDFGGRSFPGWHRHITLASVAHLVAVLDAQAVPAGVT, from the coding sequence ATGACGCGGGACCGCCGGCAACTCGCCCGTCCGGACGGGGAGTCGGCCGTCCGCCCGGTCCTGGACGCCGGGCTCGGCGCGTGGCTGTTCGGCTCGCTCCACCGCAGCGGGCAGCGGGCCAAGGCGGAGCGGTACGTCCGCGGCCTGCTGTCGGTGCGGGGGCGCAAGACGCTGCGGAGTGTCGCGGCGCAGGTCGACGGGCCGGCGGCGCAGCAGAACGTGCACCATTTCATCAGCACGTCGCCCTGGGCGTGGATGCCGGTACGGCACGCCCTCGCCCGGCACGTACTGCGGACCCAGGCGCCGGAGGCCTGGGTGATCAGGCCCACCCTGATCCGCAAGGCCGGCTCCCACTCCGTGGGCGTCGACCGGCGGTCGCTGTCGCCGGGGCGGACGGTCAACGCCCAGTACGCGGTGGGCACCTGGCTGGCGTCCGCGCGGTCCGCGATCCCCGTCGACTGGCAACTGTGCCTGTCCGCGCGCTGGTTGGCCGACCCGCTGCGGCAACGCGCCGGTGTGCCCGCCGATACCGCGTCCGGCACCGCCGAGGAGTGCGTACGCGAGGCGGTGGCCCACCTCGTCGCCCTGGGGGACGAGTCCTGCCGGCCGGTGGTGGTGGACGTCGCGGACGTGGACGCCGTGTCCGTCGCGCGCTTCCTCGCGTCGCTCGGGCTCCCCTTCGTCGTCCGGGTGGGCCCGGAGGCGCAGTTGAGGCTCGACCGGGCGGCCCTGCCCCGGTACGGGAACCTGGAGCGCGCGGCCGGCGAGCTCGCCGAGCTGCTGCCCCGCCTCCGGCGCGAGGTGAACCCGGGCGACGGCCCCGCGACGGCCGTGGCGATACCCATAGCGACGCCCCCCTCGCGCGGCGACGGGATGCTGTTGCTGGGGGAGTGGAGCCCGGTCGGGAACGCCCGCCGCGGGCTGTGGCTCACCAACGCCCGGGCTCCCTCCCTCGTCCCGGCGCTGCGGCTCACCCGGCTGCCCGGTGTGGTGGCGCGTGACTTCGCGGCCGTCTCCGAGCGGGTGGGGGTACGGGACTTCGGGGGGCGGTCGTTCCCGGGCTGGCACCGCCACATCACGCTGGCCTCCGTGGCCCACCTGGTCGCCGTCCTGGACGCGCAGGCGGTGCCCGCCGGCGTCACGTGA
- a CDS encoding IS701 family transposase has protein sequence MVSVDLHDTRRAQGAPVSFQSGSHEVLLAELGSILFTSLPRSDQYRKGTQYLRGLVEARGRKSVRNLAALLGEQVSEQNLHHFISGSTWDWTPVRQALAHHLVGVAPPRAWVVQPMIIPKTGRHSVGVDKHFSPLLGQVLNAQRAIGVWAVSEDMSTPVNWRLHLPRAWLKDDARRSQVSIPDEVGVETRSDCVVEACLETVTRWDLPVRPVVLDVREAHAMTVFERLGAAGMPLLGRVTGDLRLAVRDSVLPGHGGKVLSAYEIMNLAKDMRRPVAARSHGPRTASGTDLAAAVRVGPPDRWERSPGRGHRAATEELLLLGTGDDSGSWPAELWLTTMTAATPAALTRLAKLTGKVDRDFAEIADRVGIRDYSGRSFGGWHRHVTLASAAHAVVALSNGPRQSPYRSART, from the coding sequence ATGGTTAGCGTCGACCTGCACGACACGCGCCGAGCACAGGGCGCCCCCGTGTCCTTCCAGTCCGGTTCCCACGAGGTGCTCCTCGCCGAACTCGGCTCGATACTGTTCACCTCGCTGCCCCGCAGCGACCAGTACAGAAAGGGCACGCAGTACTTACGCGGCCTGGTGGAGGCCCGCGGGCGCAAGTCGGTACGCAACCTCGCGGCGCTGCTCGGCGAGCAGGTCTCGGAGCAGAACCTCCACCACTTCATCAGCGGATCCACCTGGGACTGGACGCCCGTCCGCCAGGCACTCGCCCACCACCTGGTGGGGGTGGCGCCGCCGCGGGCCTGGGTGGTGCAGCCCATGATCATCCCCAAGACGGGCCGCCACTCGGTCGGCGTCGACAAGCACTTCTCCCCGCTCCTGGGACAAGTGCTCAACGCACAGCGGGCCATCGGGGTCTGGGCGGTCTCCGAGGACATGAGCACCCCGGTCAACTGGCGCCTCCACCTTCCCCGGGCCTGGCTCAAGGACGACGCCCGGCGGAGCCAGGTGTCGATCCCGGACGAGGTCGGCGTGGAGACGCGCAGCGACTGTGTCGTCGAGGCCTGCCTGGAGACCGTGACCCGGTGGGACCTGCCGGTGCGGCCCGTCGTGCTCGACGTCCGCGAGGCGCACGCGATGACGGTCTTCGAGCGGCTCGGCGCCGCCGGCATGCCGCTCCTCGGCCGGGTCACCGGCGATCTCCGGCTGGCCGTACGGGATTCCGTCCTGCCCGGCCACGGCGGCAAGGTGCTCTCCGCGTACGAGATCATGAACCTCGCGAAGGACATGCGGCGGCCCGTCGCGGCGCGGAGCCACGGCCCGCGGACCGCGAGCGGGACGGATCTGGCCGCCGCGGTCCGGGTCGGCCCGCCCGACCGGTGGGAGCGGTCACCCGGGCGGGGACACCGCGCGGCGACCGAGGAACTCCTGCTGCTCGGCACGGGCGACGACAGCGGGAGCTGGCCCGCGGAGCTGTGGCTGACCACCATGACGGCCGCGACCCCCGCCGCCCTGACCCGACTGGCCAAGCTCACCGGCAAGGTCGACCGGGACTTCGCGGAGATCGCCGACCGGGTCGGCATCCGCGACTACTCGGGACGATCCTTCGGCGGCTGGCACCGGCACGTCACCCTCGCCTCGGCCGCCCACGCGGTCGTCGCGCTGTCGAACGGCCCGCGACAGTCCCCGTACCGCTCCGCGCGGACCTGA